TGCGAATCATCATGGAAACTTTAAAATCAACACCTCTACTGTGGCTTTCTGTGTTAACAAACATCGAACCTCCAGCTTTATACAGGCAaagctccagtgacttcaaaggagctCTGCCTGTATTAGAACTTCCAGATCAGACCCTTATGTGTCATCTGCTGCTCTGTGAGATTTTCAGGACTGTTTGAGCCCAGCTTTCAGTTGTCATCTTGTCCTCTTTATGGCAGTTCCTCTTCAATAAGACAATGCTTTTATGTAGGGAACTTTTGAAATCAGTGCTACAGAGTCGGTGTAATAAACATCGAAGTGGGCTCTTAGCTTTGAAAAATCTGCTAGATGagaattttttatttctttgcagCAGTCAGTTCAACAGGCATTGAAAGCACATATAGTTCAAAGGCTCCGAATACACAAGTGGCTATAACAAATGCACAAACAATAAATGCAGGTGGCTGGGGCTAGGTTCAAACATCCCTTTTATTCCCTCCCCAGTTCCTGGTGAACCACAGaggatgatgaagtgagctgtagctcacgaaagctcatgctcaaataaattggttagtctctaaggtgccacaagtactccttttctttttgcgaatacagactaacacggctgttactctgaaaccagggaaaTTCAGACATACCAGAGGAGTGAATTTTAAGTCTTGAGCCTCAAGCCACCCTTGTTTGTAAATATTGACTGTGAACACATACCCTATTCTTAGGGAAGTTCATCTATCTGAAGTGCTCTAAATCAGGGATGCCAAACAGTAAATAGATAGATGTAGCTACATCAGTACAAATGCAAAAGTGCAAATTGAATCAAGCCCACAAAAGTTTCTTTTAGGGATCAATGACCCCCCtgtaaaaagtttaaaaataaactctcCAGTGTAAATGTGTCTCTCCAGTGTAAATATGCCTAAGATTGaggtgttttaatttaaaaagcggATCACCATCACAACTGTGTTTCTTCCATGACTACTGTCATTGATTTCTTTTCTGACTTGATATATTTTAGTTCTTAATGCCAGCTGATGCAGAAGTGCTGTGCATTCTAGGAGCTGGTGTTCAAGCCTATAGCCATTATGAGATCTTCACGGAGCAGTTCTCATTTAAAGAGGTAAGCCAAGGAATGCATCTCAAAGGAGAAGATTTATTTTTCTCAATTATTTTTCAGTAACACCAATAACAAATAATGTATATAATAACCAATAAAGTTGTATCTAATGGCTTGAGCATATTTCAATAAAATGTCTCTAGAGAACATAACACTTCTATAGCCTTTCCTCCTcccatctcaaagcattttaataACACATGCTTGAAACAAAGTCAAGTTTCAGACTTACTCTTCTCTAATTGAGACAATCCTACCATATATAAATTTCTTGGACAAGCTTCCTGCAGCCTTGATCAGTTCAGATTTTCTATTTAAagtgtattttataaatataaagatGCCATGAACTGTTATACTAGCATTGCAAGATAATCATGAAGGTGTACGAGCCCAGACACAAAATCTACTCCCCTGTTCTTTGCCAGGATGAGTAATGATAATGAAGAAAACTCattgagcattttaaaataagtgctTGTTTGGGAATTTTGCAAGGATGGGTTACTCATATTATATAATCTCTACATGCTTTCCATGTTGCTTTGCAGGTCAGGATATGGAATCGCACTAAGGAGAATGCTGTGAAGTTTGCTCGCTCGGTCAGGGGTCCAGTGCAGGTTTGCTCCTCTGCTCAGGAGGCTGTCACCAGAGCTGATGTGATTATAACAGTCACCATGGCAACAATGCCAATTTTATTTGGAGAGTGGATAAAACCAGGTGCCCATATCAACGGTATGCCAGACTCTCATTGATTGGGGGGTTTCTCTgctattatttatcattattattttatttagctCTGATGTGCTCAGTGTGGTGCTGTATAATACTCacaaagatggtctctgcccagaCTGGTCTAGATTTCTCAGAATAATCACTTCTCCTCTTTGAGCACGGTCCTGCTGGGTGTCTGGATTCAGTTCTATATTGGGATTCTGCTATTGTATGTTTGAGCAGCAGGTAATCTCATCTTTGCTTTTGTGGTCACCAAGGTGTGGCCTTGATGTCCTTTTAATCTTAGATTTAAACAACACCCTAGATACATGTTCCCAAAGTGATTTTTTAGTAGCACTACTTTTCCCCTGGTATTTATCAACCTTTCTATTGCCCTGTTTTGCAAACTCCGTAATTTCTTTTTTGGGGCTGAATCCCTTTGAtctcagtgagagttttgcctgagttaaGAACCGCGTAAAAACTGAGAGAACCCCAGGGTTTGGTCCCTTCactgtgttcttttttttaattgtgttttctGGTGATGATGTTGCTGCCCTAGCATACAGAGCCCCTGGGCTCCTTGGCATTTATTTACATTAATTAATTTGGACCTGGTTCAAATGACCTTGTGCACTTTCCAAGTGGTCTGGTAATGAGACAAAGGCAACTTGTAAGAGAGGACAATATAAAGGAAGTTCCCACATTTGAAAAGCACCCCACCAGTTTTTCAAACTTAGTTTAGTTCTTTGTCAGTGATGTTGTTATCTATGCTGTCTCACAGCTGAGGCAAGGCATACACAAAGACCACCTCTCCTTGTTTGTTCCCAGAGGCATTCCTACTGCATGAGGCATTGAGACAACACTGGAGTTCTCACATCCCTACTGTCTGTAAAGTTGTATAGGAGAATTGTTTTACCCTTcatactattattatttgtgtttatCTGTACAAAAGAAGTTGCTAggagttttacttttttttttttttttaatgataagcCTTTGTTCGCAAAACTGTTTCGGTAAGTAAAGATCTGTAAATGGGCTCCAATTGTACTGCTTCCAAAGTCACAAGAAAAGAATGGAAACTGCCGATTTAGAAATCGCAGATGATAATGTTCAGTCGTCGGTCTGCACGCACAATTCTCTGCAGCAAAGTGCTTCTTTGGTTCTGATATAATAAGGATAAGTGAGGGATCTTTTAATTGCATTTCTCTCTACAGGCACGTAACATCAAGACAGTCTGGATCAAAAACACTTAATAAAAAAGAATTATGAAATCCAAGGCTTTTGCAAATGAATTGAGGAGAGGGAAGTGGAGAGGGGCAAGAGATAATAggaacgggggggagggaggaattgtGTCATTTACCTTAGATATCCACATCCTGCTGAGGAGGATGTTACAATCACAACATccagcagggctttgtcaggagcagcaggaagagggTGAAGAACAGAAGAAGGGCTGATAGgataagaggggatatgatacagCAGCATAGCACCAGCCAAGCCTGTTCTTGGACAGCTACCAAACTATAGTACAGTGTGGTTGTTTGTTAGTTAAACAACTTTATAAATACGCGTGTTATTCGAGAAAGGGTTGGGCTTGGCAGCCTTAGAGACTGAAGATCTGTGATTtatgatgaaaagcactatatgagCACTAAGTACTTTTATTATCTGTAGCAGAGATACAGTGTAGGCAGTGACAGGGTGAGCTTCCCTATGTCGCCTTGCCTTGTCAGACTCGCCCTAAAGGGCGAAAGGGTAGCTGAGTCACTGTTGTACATCTGTCCTTGGTGCTAACCAAGCACTTGGCTTATCTGGTTTTGTATTAGTTTGTTAATGTCTTTGCCTGGTGTGAGATGGGCGGGTGGACACTGTGAGAATGGGAACAAGCTGGACACGGATAAAGCTCTTAGGCCAAACTGGGGAATGCACCTGTGTAACAAATAACATATTTTGCTCAAGGAGTTGCAGGTTTATTGGCAGATATTTCACTGTGATTACTTTGTAAATGCTATGCAGAGCTCTACCTCCCTTTCTCTGCCTCCACTATGACCTCTCCTCTTTGGCTAAGCCTTCCAGAGGAGTAGAGATGTAAGCAGGAGGGCCAAGCGTAAGAGGAAAAGGCTGTCTAACGACAAATGCAAACAAAGAATTCTGCTCCCCCTTGTGAGTTCACCCTGCCATTGTGGATTTGCTCCCACAtgagttttatttttctgttagcAGCCTGATCCTacaaggcaggggtggccagtctgagcctgagaaggatcCAGAATTTGCCAATGtacagccctgccgatcagcacctccccctctctcctgcccgctgtgatcagctgttttgcaatgtacaggaggctctgggatggagtggggaggagcaaggTTGCagcaggctcagaggagggggcaggaaagggcaggggaaagttggcacctgtagctccagccctggagtcagcacctatgcaaggagctgcatattaacttctgaagagccgcatgcagcttcGGAGCCACAGGTTAGCCGCCCCTGCTACAAGGggactcattgatttcagtggtccTGGTCGTGTTTTCACGGAATACAAGGATTTCAGTGAGAGTAGGGTTAGACCCAATGAgggctgagggtgctcagcagaCATAACAGGAACTCAGCACTTTGGAGGATTGGACcctaagggctcaatcctgctttgatatcaatgggagtagAAGGTGCtaagcaggatcaagccctagatGCATAATGAATGGAGAGAAGCCCAGGACTTTCCCTAGTCAATCAGGCTGTTCTTGTTCTGTATCAGTGAACTTGTCCTCGGTTAATTTCAGGCTGCTTCTGCGTAAGTGACAACACTGCTGTGGAAAGGCATTATTCACCTCTGTTGAACAAGAAATGTGTTCTGTTgaatccattttaaatatttctctctGAAGTTAATCACTTTTATCTTTTAGCTGTTGGGGCAAGCAGACCAGACTGGAGAGAGCTGAATGATGAAGTGATGAAGAATTCTGTCCTATATGTGGATTCTCGAGAGGCTGCTCTGAATGAATCAGGAGATGTTATATTATCAAGGGTAAGTCTTTCTTAAATGCTAGAGCTTCTCCCCTCGAGTGCTACTTTTGCACTGTGCCATTTCTCATTGCTTTCAGATCCGTCCTGTATtagatctacacttaaaaatgtttaatgtttaaaaaatgatTCTAAATCTTTCACTTTCATCCCAGAAGATCCCAAAGCAATTTATATAtgatgggacaaattctgctctgttgcaCCTATGTATCCCCATGATATATGTTTCAGCATAATTAAATTGGAACTGCCTCTAATGTGTGGAGGCCAGCAGTCAAACAGATGGCTGTCACACTGCACAAAATTGAGGAGAGGGGACCTTTTGTCATGCCCTTACACAAAGTgccattggattttttttaatgtccacACATAGCAGACAGGGCTTTCATTTTTAAGATTTCATCTGCAAAACCAACACACTGTAAACTACATAGAAGTCAATTTATCTTTGTCAGCAAGGTAACAGGTCAATCATTTTGGGTAATAAAATTCAGGCAGATATTTTTCTCTGAAAGCCATGTTATTCTTCTGGAATTTCTGTCCAGTTTCTACATTACTTGACCTAACAATGATCTGTTTTACTAGTTACAGAACCTTTCAAAttttttgtcttctctttcttttaaaatcactCAAAACCAAGTTTATTTCTCTTGATGGCCATATCAAGCCTAAACGTGCATTTGTTTCACAGGCAGAGATTTTTGCCGAGCTGGGAGAGGTAGTGAAGGGGACAAAACCAGCCTTGCCTGAGAAAACAACAGTGTTCAAATCTCTGGGTAAGAACAAGCCCCTCCTATGTGTAAATCTGATGAggaaaaatgcctttttatttattggtttcagactagcagccgtgttagtctgtatccgtaaaaagaaaaggagtacttgtggcaccttagactaacaaatttattagagcataagctttcgtgagctacagctccctctTGCATGGGAAAGTTGATGATCTTCAAAGCTGCTGTCCCACCACACACTACAGAGGACAGTAGCTACAGTATAAGATGAGtattttccctcctttctcaATGTAACAAGGCTGATAAAATCAAAATTGAAAGGAAAGCAAACATGACAGAAAATTACATTGTCCATTTTGTTTAAGTTCCATTTACTCAACTCATGACTACATTGTTTACTAACATAACTTCAACTTGAACGTCCTACCCTGATGCCGCTGAAGTCTGTTTGATGTGAAGGTGATGTGACAAAGAAGTGCATTATTGAAAGCGATCAGAACACTGGATTACCATGGTCAAAGTAGAATGACCTAATAGCAAGGATCCATTGGTTCCAGTTGTGGTAGCTTTTACAGCATGGATACATATCCAATGGGAATTGGATTGAAAttaataaacttctttcacaCAAGGCACCTAGCAGCTATCTGATGGTGATAACGTCTTGTCATTATCAGTCTGGTGTCCTAGATTGCAGTGTGAAAGATTCTCTAGTCCATTGTCTAGTCATTCTGCTTCCCTGTGAAGTTAAATTATTTAATTCAACCAAAGTATTGGTTGTAGGTGATTTTAATTTTGTTATATATTTCAGGGATCGCAATTGAAGACACTGTGGCAGCAAAATTAGTTTATGATTCCTGGTCAGCTGGTAACTAAAACGAAGAGCCTGCAATACTAAGAAGGacaaaataatataaagaaaATGGTTCATACTTAGTTTTCTTGTACCATTTCTTtataagaaaaggaaataattccATAGGGAATATAATACTTTATAACTTTCAATAGTCAATATTAAAATTACAACATATATAGCATTTGCTTTTATTCTTTAATATCAAATATCTAATGTTTGTGAAGTtactaacaaatgtatttctgTGCATTTTGATATCCTTTGGAATAAACCACTTTTGCTTCCTAATGTACAATAGCTAGCAGAAAAACTGTGTGCAGATTTCATGTCTGTGGAGAGCTAATTGGTGCTGTGGTAAAATGCACTAGTGTGGAACTGTAGTTTAAATCTGGTATCATGTCACTAGTGATAGCTGTCTCACTTTAAATCCCAGTGGGACAGTTCTCAGCATGATGAAACCACCATCATTCAGACATCTATCCATCCGGTCTCTGGAAAGGCCTGAATCTGAAATGCTGTAGGTTACAGTTAGAGTGTGTTAATCAAAAAGACTAAATAGTTCAGTGCCTTTCTATGCTGGGACTTAGTATTATCAGTTTATGATGGTCATGAGATTCACCCAAAACTTAAGCGTTAaacagttttttctttaaaaataaataaataatatttcacaTATTCTTTTGGTAGATTTCCTGATTTAATATGTTCATAAATTCTCTACTAAGGCTCTCTTAGGTTAGAGTCATGCTGACTTATTTCAGTGGGATAAACTTCTTTCCAGTGTGAAGACAAACCTTTTCAGTGCTGAGGTTTGTTTGTGTCTTGAGTAGGTGTGTGGACTGGTAATCATGCTTTTAGCCATCTGAGCATTGCTTTAAAGGAGCCTCTGTGATCCTTTCTTGACAGGGGAACCAAGGGTGACATGCTAGGTAAAGAAAAGTTCCTGTTCTATGCAAACAACCTAACTGTTTTGCATAGACTGCACATCTGTTAATAGATGTCTCTTGCCTTGGGAAAGAGTTCTGAGCTTGGGCTGTATTTGTGTCATTTAAAATTGTTTGTATCTACGTTTTATACCATGCAGGTCATTAAATATTTCTTCATTCCATGGGGATGTATATAGCACAGTCATTTGTAATGCTCCTAGTATAGTATAGAGAAGCAATAGACAGGAGGTACAGTAGAGTGTATTGTTAAATCTCTGGGTGGTGCATGAGTAAATTTATAAAGAGAATTATGGGAAAAAGTCACAGGTGACATAATTTGTGTGTAAGTTACAAGCCTTTTGTAAACTCATCAGAAAATCGGAGTAAATTGCATATTTAGCATTGAGGGGGTAACAAACCCATAAATCTTTTGGGTCAAATGATGCTCTCTTTTACGGGGGTGcaaaatccagagtaattccactgactttttACTGGCATAAGTGAATGCAGAATTTGTCCTCTTAAcctttgcatttttaaattgtaattatGTGACCTTAAAAATTGTGTTAtgaaaaaattaacatttaatgTACTGAATATTTTGAAATCTGTGCATTCATTTAGCAGTGGTGGACTAACAACACTGGGATGATCCAAGTGTAACATGGGCTACCAGAGTGAGTTTCCACACATAACTCTGGCAAAACAGTAATATCATCTAGCAACACTGCTATCCCAGTGCTATGCCTCTCTTGAACAAGGATTACAGTTCTGGCCAGACTGAGTAACGTTTTGAGATGGGGAACTAATGGGGACTGAAATGAGAACCCCAAATGGTTCATTTCCACATGTGAAATAAGCCAGCCTTTCTGTTTGGTTCTCTGAAGGTGGAACCGTTTATGCACTAACTCCCTGCCCAGTGTTTTATTCTGAtgtctgaaaataaaaaatgagatGGATCCAATCGAAGGACTTGATCCTGACCACCTGgaatttccattggcttcagtgggaaaagCAGGtgctcagagccaggctccaAAGCTCCACAACTGGACATTTctaaactttggggaagtttggattcaACTCTGGATCCAGTTTTCATAAACTTAACTAAATACCCAGATCCAAGTGCCCCCCAACTTTGTAAACATTCAGAGCTGAATCTGAACATTACAGCTTGATCCCATCTCTAACGAAAATGATTCTTGGTCATTTTCCATTTGGGTATCATGTTAAATAGTTGCCAAAATGTGACTGTTATCAAAGTGCTGTGTCAGCTGATTCACTTTCTGACTTGACAtttctttctgtattttccatTAGCATTTCCAATACCATACTGAGAGGGCCATTTAATTGTAGCAAAATTGCAGCACGTTCAGATGGAATTTCCAAAGAAGCCTAGGAACATTAACtgtacttcagtggaagttgtatGCCTTAgcttcctttgaaaattccagcctagatttatatatttttcttctttcacaAATCCCAGTGGTACAGCCTCAGGATGAGTGTCATGTGCAAGAGATATGTAAGGTAAAATGAAGGGGAAACTTTTTTATTTGTAGTAATCTTTCATTTTATTGTCCATTATTTGTTAAAACTCttttttagaaaatcaaaacaaCTTTTTCTATCTAATTTGTGCTGCATCTTCCTGTGATTTTTAGCACTGCAACTATCAACCTGGCTGTCCATTATAAGTAAATTACTTGcagagggaaaagaaaacaagccAACTCTGCCTCACTCCTGAGCCTGGACTTTCCAGGCTCTGGTAATGCAGCACAATTTGTATTCACTGTGCTGCCTGTCcagtttagactgtaagctccgtGGAGAAGGGCCCACTGCTTCTGTATGCTACATAGGGCTCAGCACACTGGTGGGGCTTAACAAATAATTATGCGGGCATAGATTTGGCTGGATACTTTTACCCACAGTGTTTAAAGTCCTTCTAGATGAAAGGCACCGTATAAATGTAGGCCATTATTACTAATGGGTTGAATTTTGGGCCAATTATAAAGACTTCTGAATGGGCAGAGGGTTTGTTTAAACAAGGAGAGCTGCTTTTGAGAGAGCTTCAGGAAATGACACTGCAGATTTCATAAATGAAGAACTAAAATGCATCCCTCCAAATTGAAGCATATTAACAGGTGGCCAGAGTGCTGTTCTACAGTAGGAGCCACTTATCAAAGATGTTGTTCTTCAAgggaattgcttcaagaaaagtttttttgttttttgtttatcatttaaaATGAAGGAACTTTATCATGTGCATCCAGGCAGTCAGCCCCCACATAGGATATTGCTGTCTGCACCATTAGGAGGTGTGCTGATTCTCAAAGCTGGTATCAATAAAGTAGATTTACAAGTGGAAACacaaagggtcagatttttaaaggtatttatgtgcctaaaaatgcagataaatgcttctgaaaatgcCATTAACtgactatctgcatctttaggtgtctGCATACCTTTAAAACTTTGGCACAAAGAGCCATGTTATGCCTATGACTTTGTACTCTGGTCCAATTTCTTGTTGGCTATATTTTAACTGTACAACACAGTACAGAGACTGGTTATGTATTTCTGCTGAGACTCCAGTCAAACAGGCAACATCATCAGCATAGAATTATTGATGACTGTTCTGTGGTAAGGGTGGCCATGTAGCAGTTCCATCTTTAGTGGCTTCATTCCCAGATGGGTTGATGATGTGGTGAGAGAGTCCTAAATAAACACCGGTAACGTGTGGGGGGAGCCAGAGGTGAGGGGAGACTGCAAATTGTAACCGGATTTCAGACATCTGGAAAAGTCAATGCTCAAGTGGAGTTTAGCAGGTAAATAAGGAAGGGGAGGGTAATCATGGGCCCAGTCCAGCAGTCTATACTCAGGCAAAACCCACTGAGTTTTTAAATCAATTTGCCTGACTAAGGAtgacaggatttggccctttgcgAGCCTCTTGTCAAATGGCTCGGCTAGGACGCCTTCAAgcacataaatatttttaagatcctttttctttctgtgttaAACATTTAGTTAATTATCAACTGGGGTTTTTTATATGGAAAAAAATGCTGTCTGGTTTAATTAATGTTCTGAGCACTGCAGCTATTGTAAGTTGCACAGCATGGAACTCCAGAACAAGTGCCTAATAAAAAGAAGTGTTGACGCATCAATACATTGCCTTCCGTGGAGGAAAATAAACAATCTAAAGTATGGTTGAGGCAAGAAGATATGTTGTTTCAATAAACTAAGGAACAGGAGGAAGGAGCAAAAAGAGTGGATCATGAAAAgtgttaaatagattaaaaactggtgCCAGTGTCCGCAAAGGCAAtgtaaaagtataactggattcaaaaaagaattagatgagttcatggagctatataggtccatcagtggctattagccaagatgatcagggatgcaactccatgctctggatgtccctaatcCTCTTGACTACGAAACTgtgactggatgatgggatggatcacctggtcattgccctgttctgttcattctctaagaagcatctggcattggccactgtcaggataCTGAACtcgatgaaccattggtctgcgCCAGAATGGCTGTTCTTGATGTACTTTCTAGGATCACAGCTGAGCAACAGCACAAATCCTGTATgtacaggctgagattttcaaagccacctaggGGATTTAGAGGCCCAGCTTCCATTAATGAGTAATGCAGTCTCTAAGTACTCTGTGTGGCTTTGAAAAATCTATCAGACTGTAGCAGCTCCAGCAAAGTCattgggtcatagaatcatagacgatcagggttggaagagacctca
The Eretmochelys imbricata isolate rEreImb1 chromosome 10, rEreImb1.hap1, whole genome shotgun sequence genome window above contains:
- the CRYM gene encoding ketimine reductase mu-crystallin, giving the protein MSAAPPVFLGSEVVEKHLQRASLLVPSLEAALANFSSGAEGGVVQPMRTVVAVQKYSGFLGVMPAYSAKDDALTTKLVTFYEHKKDSSVPSHQATILLFDPRNGSLKAVMDGSVITAKRTAAVSAIATKFLMPADAEVLCILGAGVQAYSHYEIFTEQFSFKEVRIWNRTKENAVKFARSVRGPVQVCSSAQEAVTRADVIITVTMATMPILFGEWIKPGAHINAVGASRPDWRELNDEVMKNSVLYVDSREAALNESGDVILSRAEIFAELGEVVKGTKPALPEKTTVFKSLGIAIEDTVAAKLVYDSWSAGN